A stretch of the Desulfobacter sp. genome encodes the following:
- the dctP gene encoding TRAP transporter substrate-binding protein DctP — protein MKKFCNSFCFSSLLTALLVLGLMVPMTASAKTKLVLSHYSQTDTATNGIAASALYFKTLVEARSNNEIEVKVFGNMVLGNCVEYTRECIKGDTVQVAVLYSGAFSSFYQDYQMLNTPFLFDSYRTAWKFFNGKYFSDMMEDCRKKTGLRHIASLDDGGGFVAFTNNKRLIKTPADMKGLRIRTEENPAQIAMIESLGAKAVPLSWGDVTTALASGVADGQFNAPYVNAYAKFWEVNKYSSYIGHVFNSGVWVASEKWFAKLPENQKTIILTTAREAAAIGRGVDAQQSLLDWEKGKKHFKDTYMPGTDATKEWKDILRPAFLNWITKDFGIAEEKVKALWAEVDRLKKENDDFIVNGK, from the coding sequence ATGAAAAAATTTTGTAACTCATTTTGTTTTTCAAGCCTGCTGACGGCCCTTCTTGTATTGGGGCTCATGGTGCCCATGACAGCCTCTGCCAAAACCAAGCTCGTATTGTCCCACTACTCCCAGACCGATACCGCAACCAACGGTATTGCCGCCTCTGCCCTCTATTTTAAAACCCTGGTAGAGGCACGCTCCAACAATGAAATCGAAGTCAAAGTCTTCGGTAACATGGTGCTGGGCAATTGCGTGGAATATACCCGTGAATGTATCAAGGGTGACACCGTACAGGTGGCGGTGCTCTACTCAGGTGCGTTTTCATCCTTTTATCAGGATTACCAGATGCTCAACACCCCGTTCTTATTTGACTCCTACAGAACAGCCTGGAAATTTTTCAACGGTAAATACTTTTCAGATATGATGGAAGACTGCAGGAAAAAAACAGGGCTGCGCCACATTGCTTCCCTGGACGACGGTGGCGGATTTGTGGCCTTTACCAATAATAAACGTTTGATCAAAACCCCTGCAGACATGAAGGGACTGAGAATAAGAACCGAAGAAAACCCGGCTCAAATTGCAATGATTGAATCCCTAGGAGCCAAAGCCGTGCCCCTGTCATGGGGAGATGTCACCACAGCCCTTGCCAGCGGAGTTGCCGACGGACAGTTCAATGCCCCCTACGTCAATGCCTATGCAAAATTCTGGGAAGTGAATAAGTATAGTTCCTATATCGGCCATGTATTCAACTCCGGTGTCTGGGTGGCCAGTGAAAAATGGTTTGCCAAACTCCCTGAAAACCAGAAAACCATTATTTTGACCACCGCCCGTGAGGCCGCAGCCATCGGCCGTGGTGTGGATGCCCAGCAGTCCTTGCTCGATTGGGAAAAGGGCAAAAAACATTTCAAGGATACATATATGCCCGGCACTGACGCCACCAAGGAATGGAAAGATATCCTAAGACCGGCTTTCCTGAATTGGATTACCAAGGATTTCGGAATTGCTGAAGAAAAAGTCAAAGCATTGTGGGCTGAAGTCGACCGTCTGAAAAAAGAAAATGACGACTTTATCGTGAACGGAAAATAG
- a CDS encoding M20/M25/M40 family metallo-hydrolase gives MMTILKNNLPPLGKSIYDLTLDLVGIQSVSRTKGERRIADHIQERLAKLDYFKQYPQQLISCPMGNTDQRNILALVRGKKDPSDQTLLYLGHMDTVDVKEYKTLEPLACDPDGLMKALEKCDLPDEVSEDLKSGRWLFGRGTADMKTGVAALICLLEKIAAAPDTFSGNIALCLVCDEEADSQGMISMAGPLEAMAVREHLNFVGAINTDVVTQMDGSSKDKRHMYLGAMGKAVPGVFVVGKAAHVGESLQGFDANMFLSRLTWLVDGNMALADHFNKEFTHPPVSLKQADLKTDYNGQVPFEAYAYYNILNYKRNVSQVMEIFQTLAGQAFEDCMTRLETQTRTFFDKNKTTPMPVNRSYRVMDFSQLCAHVREHKGAKVLDNAMDEICQSMGTYPELRDHSLALVQKVWHVSGLSGPAAIIFLMPPYYPANDPEFEDPKFKWFNQKTLAALTPYLGRTQKTPYDIRLDRFFPFLSDASFCAYTEGRENKAVLEENMPCWERGWAIDIEKIRRLNIPVLDMGVHGKDFHKLYERVHVPYSMETLPGLIQAVTLELLNPAQEDLDTL, from the coding sequence ATGATGACGATTTTAAAAAACAATTTACCCCCCCTTGGCAAATCAATTTATGATCTAACCCTTGATCTGGTAGGGATTCAAAGCGTCAGCCGCACAAAAGGGGAACGGCGCATCGCAGATCATATCCAGGAACGGCTGGCAAAACTGGATTATTTTAAACAATACCCGCAACAGCTGATATCCTGCCCAATGGGCAACACAGACCAGCGAAACATCCTGGCCCTGGTACGGGGAAAAAAGGATCCCAGCGACCAAACCCTCTTGTACCTGGGGCATATGGACACGGTGGATGTAAAGGAGTACAAGACCCTGGAACCCCTGGCCTGTGATCCAGATGGACTGATGAAGGCCTTGGAAAAATGTGATCTTCCCGATGAGGTCTCCGAAGATCTTAAATCCGGCCGATGGCTTTTTGGCCGGGGGACAGCAGATATGAAAACCGGTGTGGCTGCACTGATCTGCCTTTTGGAAAAAATCGCTGCAGCCCCGGATACCTTTTCCGGAAATATTGCTCTCTGCCTGGTCTGTGATGAAGAGGCCGATTCCCAGGGAATGATTTCAATGGCCGGCCCGCTTGAGGCCATGGCGGTCAGAGAACACTTAAATTTTGTCGGTGCCATCAACACGGACGTGGTCACCCAGATGGACGGGTCATCCAAGGATAAGCGCCATATGTACCTCGGAGCCATGGGCAAAGCTGTGCCAGGGGTATTTGTCGTGGGAAAAGCCGCCCATGTGGGAGAATCCCTCCAGGGATTTGATGCAAATATGTTTTTGTCCAGGCTCACCTGGCTTGTGGACGGCAACATGGCACTGGCCGACCATTTTAACAAAGAATTCACCCACCCCCCTGTCTCATTGAAACAGGCCGACCTGAAAACCGATTATAACGGTCAGGTTCCCTTTGAGGCCTACGCCTATTATAATATTTTAAATTACAAACGGAATGTATCCCAGGTTATGGAGATATTCCAAACACTTGCAGGCCAGGCATTTGAAGATTGTATGACCCGGCTTGAAACTCAGACCCGCACCTTCTTTGATAAAAACAAGACCACCCCAATGCCTGTCAACCGCAGTTACCGGGTAATGGATTTTTCACAGCTTTGTGCCCATGTCCGGGAACACAAGGGCGCAAAAGTTCTGGACAACGCCATGGATGAGATCTGCCAAAGCATGGGGACCTATCCGGAACTAAGGGACCACAGCCTGGCCCTGGTGCAGAAAGTCTGGCATGTTTCGGGCCTGTCCGGCCCTGCTGCCATTATTTTTTTAATGCCCCCGTATTATCCGGCCAATGACCCTGAATTTGAAGATCCAAAATTCAAATGGTTTAACCAGAAAACCTTAGCCGCACTGACCCCTTATCTGGGCCGGACCCAAAAGACACCCTATGATATTCGCCTTGATCGTTTTTTCCCCTTTCTTTCGGATGCAAGTTTCTGCGCCTATACCGAAGGCCGGGAAAACAAGGCGGTATTAGAAGAAAACATGCCCTGCTGGGAGCGGGGCTGGGCAATTGATATTGAAAAAATACGAAGACTGAACATTCCGGTTTTGGATATGGGGGTCCATGGAAAGGATTTTCACAAGTTGTACGAACGGGTCCATGTGCCTTATTCCATGGAAACCCTGCCGGGGCTGATCCAAGCGGTGACCCTGGAACTTTTGAACCCAGCACAGGAGGACTTAGATACCCTTTAA
- a CDS encoding Lrp/AsnC family transcriptional regulator has translation MEKDPSLDALDRKLIRLLTVDGRIPVKKLVDTLGITNPTLNSRMKNLIRSGLLKISGLIDPFRTKNLIMALVAIQINDDTKLGRALDEIAELDEVHCAYSVTGRFDIFAEVVFSEGMESLYRFVSEKLPALGYIADSESFVVMKAKNKWIMLPENLKNWSL, from the coding sequence ATGGAAAAAGATCCCAGCCTGGATGCACTTGATCGAAAATTGATTCGCCTTCTCACCGTTGACGGCCGTATTCCGGTGAAAAAGCTTGTTGATACACTGGGAATAACAAATCCCACATTAAATTCCCGGATGAAAAATCTGATCCGCTCGGGCTTGTTGAAAATTTCAGGACTGATTGACCCTTTCAGGACCAAAAACCTGATCATGGCCCTGGTGGCCATCCAGATCAATGACGACACCAAGCTTGGCAGGGCATTGGATGAAATTGCAGAACTGGACGAAGTTCACTGTGCCTACTCGGTCACAGGCAGGTTTGATATTTTTGCCGAGGTGGTCTTTTCAGAAGGAATGGAATCTTTATACCGGTTTGTTTCAGAAAAACTGCCGGCCTTGGGATATATTGCAGACAGTGAATCCTTTGTGGTGATGAAGGCCAAAAATAAATGGATCATGCTGCCGGAAAATTTAAAGAACTGGAGCCTATAG
- a CDS encoding LOG family protein, with protein sequence MDIPQIISPDGYINKLFKKDPEEKGVRAQFVFPQVSDYIISALKEDKPWFFSGRSGNAQMGILTDTHLPGEPVVSPEIKGSKILLPGRILNLNPLMENALDLFEPGDEIGRLVVMDPELRIQDVRHYLHKRLFVGSRMGKRYYGGFDICQETDPVTGRTCDYIEAALSPYQYRFEPAAMNQTSLNAVVKKGRSALNTIRSRVPLDLASAALNPGDLFVGAVKISLGDIYGIIDAVVSPENEKILHLPARVLDPFRTFRDRQVELFHRGKNRVCLDDIRIRIRFFRSENPLTVPLEKARVKEGYRLCDLLTHAEVANLFDTMEKDSLGLILNKANFVQVPRALDPDGEAQVEIIRNSLVTSTTRKHKPTLPDTVEQKFRKTLGKLSVLGGVNSRVFIAREFPARDVVDALRRSGLRTFLINAKNPSFTDDYIKHMIEITHAPHSQCEFMRYDPEIDKLYSFYHGCFMEPDDWERFDRVRFWFAFYGSHTHAADNQLTMDLINRLAIGLGDEMGIVHGGGPGLMKEANDLARQHNIMSIGIAIELEGENQASLTTCDGLIKYDEGLRLARQDHLQKLSNLPIINTGGYGSAEELSITITSMKIHENPLAPIILLDPDNLWDHARKQTQKIADKHYGPAFTPHLVKSCKNASEAEREIIGFIADPDLWYEKNKIPEQSVKKARVKAARIRKTFLHQETVEVFASPCLRLKK encoded by the coding sequence ATGGACATTCCCCAGATCATCAGCCCGGACGGATATATCAATAAACTGTTTAAAAAAGATCCCGAGGAAAAAGGGGTCAGGGCCCAGTTTGTATTTCCCCAGGTGTCAGATTATATAATTTCCGCCTTAAAAGAGGATAAACCCTGGTTTTTTTCAGGGCGGAGCGGCAATGCCCAGATGGGCATCCTCACAGACACCCATCTGCCGGGAGAGCCTGTTGTCTCCCCTGAAATCAAAGGATCTAAAATTCTGCTTCCCGGCCGGATACTCAATCTCAACCCCTTGATGGAAAACGCCCTTGATCTGTTTGAGCCCGGAGATGAGATCGGGCGCCTTGTGGTCATGGACCCGGAACTTCGGATTCAGGATGTCAGGCACTATCTTCATAAACGTCTCTTTGTGGGCAGCCGTATGGGCAAAAGGTATTATGGCGGGTTTGACATCTGCCAGGAGACAGATCCTGTCACGGGCAGGACATGCGACTATATTGAGGCGGCCCTCTCCCCCTATCAATACCGGTTTGAACCTGCGGCCATGAACCAGACCAGCCTCAATGCCGTGGTGAAAAAGGGCAGAAGCGCTTTGAATACCATCCGGTCCAGGGTGCCTTTGGATCTTGCCTCGGCCGCTTTAAATCCGGGAGATCTTTTTGTGGGGGCGGTTAAGATTTCCCTTGGAGATATTTACGGGATTATTGATGCCGTGGTCAGCCCTGAAAACGAAAAGATCCTCCATTTACCGGCCAGGGTTCTGGATCCTTTCCGCACCTTCAGGGACCGGCAGGTGGAATTGTTTCACCGTGGAAAAAATCGGGTCTGCCTGGATGATATCCGGATACGGATCCGGTTTTTCAGAAGTGAAAATCCTTTGACGGTTCCCCTTGAAAAGGCAAGGGTCAAAGAGGGATACAGGCTGTGTGACCTGCTCACCCATGCCGAGGTGGCCAATCTTTTTGACACCATGGAAAAGGATTCTCTGGGACTGATCCTGAATAAGGCCAATTTTGTCCAGGTGCCAAGGGCCCTGGACCCTGACGGGGAAGCCCAGGTGGAAATCATCCGAAACAGCCTTGTGACCTCCACCACAAGAAAGCATAAACCCACCCTGCCCGATACCGTGGAACAAAAATTTAGAAAAACCCTGGGCAAACTCTCTGTGCTTGGGGGGGTCAACTCCCGGGTCTTTATTGCCAGGGAGTTTCCGGCCAGGGACGTGGTGGATGCCCTGCGGCGCAGCGGCCTGCGCACCTTTTTAATCAATGCTAAAAATCCGAGTTTTACAGATGATTATATCAAGCACATGATCGAGATTACCCATGCGCCCCATTCCCAGTGCGAGTTCATGCGCTATGATCCTGAAATTGATAAACTATACTCATTTTACCATGGCTGCTTTATGGAGCCAGACGACTGGGAGCGGTTTGACCGGGTAAGATTCTGGTTTGCCTTTTACGGGTCCCACACCCATGCCGCAGACAATCAACTGACCATGGATCTGATCAACCGGCTGGCCATCGGCCTGGGAGATGAGATGGGTATTGTCCACGGGGGCGGGCCCGGACTGATGAAAGAGGCCAATGACCTTGCAAGGCAGCACAATATCATGAGCATCGGCATTGCCATTGAGCTGGAAGGGGAAAACCAGGCTTCCTTGACCACCTGTGACGGTCTGATTAAATATGACGAGGGCCTGCGCCTGGCCCGCCAGGATCATTTGCAGAAACTGAGCAATCTGCCCATTATCAATACCGGGGGATACGGGAGTGCAGAGGAATTGTCCATCACCATCACCTCCATGAAAATCCATGAAAATCCTTTGGCCCCCATTATCCTTCTGGATCCGGACAATCTTTGGGACCATGCCAGAAAACAGACCCAGAAGATTGCAGATAAACACTACGGCCCTGCCTTTACCCCCCATCTGGTCAAGTCCTGTAAAAACGCAAGTGAGGCAGAGCGTGAAATCATAGGCTTTATTGCAGATCCGGATCTTTGGTACGAAAAAAACAAGATTCCCGAACAGAGTGTAAAAAAGGCCAGGGTAAAGGCGGCCCGGATCCGCAAAACCTTTTTGCACCAGGAAACCGTCGAGGTCTTTGCCTCTCCTTGTTTACGGCTTAAAAAATAA
- a CDS encoding methyl-accepting chemotaxis protein has translation MVQTKKTTCILGILVGLCLGTFGYFLMNHLVRPVVAVSSMLREIASREGNLTLRLAVRQNDEIGDLAGCFNTFVQAIQTIIKDVSAHIQTLAASTKQLDDISTDLKSNAEKTSEKSMSMTSTGAQMNVNMAHITKASRQTTENIKEMVLATEGMSTNISTISLNVEKAKSVSGLAVDKISLASNKIAALGDSAQNIGTVTEAITEISEQTNLLALNATIEAARAGSAGRGFAVVANEIKALAQQTSDATQDIKQSILGVQKTTISFSREIKEVSEIINEIDTIVSSIALAMEDQKQTTQQVDKNLHAASNEIHGMDENISQGAAATRQMSTDIEDVDHSAKEIYTTASQVSAYSEKLAGLSVELKNIMGRLRT, from the coding sequence ATGGTCCAGACGAAAAAAACAACCTGTATCCTGGGCATCCTTGTGGGTCTCTGCCTTGGGACGTTTGGATATTTTCTCATGAATCATTTGGTCCGGCCCGTGGTGGCCGTATCTTCCATGCTCAGGGAAATCGCTTCCAGGGAGGGCAATCTGACCCTGCGCCTGGCTGTCAGACAAAATGATGAAATCGGAGACCTGGCCGGATGCTTCAACACTTTTGTCCAGGCGATCCAGACCATTATCAAGGATGTCTCCGCCCATATTCAAACCCTGGCCGCCTCCACAAAACAGCTGGATGACATTTCCACAGATCTTAAATCCAATGCCGAAAAAACCTCTGAAAAATCCATGTCCATGACCTCCACCGGGGCTCAGATGAATGTCAACATGGCGCATATCACCAAGGCCTCCAGACAGACCACAGAAAATATCAAAGAAATGGTGTTGGCCACAGAAGGGATGAGCACCAACATCAGCACGATTTCCCTGAATGTAGAAAAAGCAAAGTCCGTCTCAGGCCTGGCCGTGGATAAAATCAGTCTGGCGTCCAATAAAATTGCGGCCCTGGGAGATTCCGCCCAAAATATTGGAACGGTAACCGAGGCCATCACTGAGATTTCAGAACAGACCAACCTGCTGGCCCTCAATGCAACCATAGAAGCGGCAAGGGCCGGTTCTGCCGGCCGGGGATTTGCCGTTGTGGCCAATGAAATAAAAGCCCTGGCCCAGCAGACCTCTGACGCCACCCAGGATATTAAACAAAGCATCCTCGGGGTTCAAAAAACAACAATTTCATTTTCCCGGGAAATCAAAGAGGTCTCTGAAATCATCAATGAGATCGACACCATTGTCTCTTCCATTGCCCTGGCCATGGAGGACCAGAAGCAGACCACCCAACAGGTGGACAAAAACCTCCATGCTGCCTCCAATGAAATCCACGGCATGGATGAAAACATAAGCCAGGGCGCCGCAGCCACACGTCAGATGTCCACAGATATCGAGGATGTGGACCACTCGGCCAAGGAAATTTACACAACCGCCTCCCAGGTCAGCGCCTATTCGGAAAAACTGGCCGGGCTGAGCGTGGAACTCAAAAATATCATGGGACGGCTGCGCACCTGA
- a CDS encoding IS256 family transposase, whose protein sequence is MTEENTEFDFQKALKGIQEGKPFTGKGGVLTSLIKNLAEAALEGELESHLGQEVSANRRNGKSKKTIKSLDGKFELETPRDRAGTFSPQIVKKHQTTLSDEIERKIIALYGLGMSYNDMASHLQEIYGLEISNATLSTITDKIIHTVKEWQARPLENVYPIVWLDAIHYKVRENGKVGSKAVYTILGVNIEGRKEVLGLYISENEGANFWLQVLTDLSNRGVKDILIACVDGLKGFPEAIETIFPDTEVQLCVVHQIRNSLKYVGSKNKKEFMADLKRVYKAVNKDLAEEELDILENKWNDKYPIVIKSWRNNWERLSHFFKYPEEIRRIIYTTNTIEAVHRQFRKLTKTKGSFPNQNSLLKLLYMGIQNASKKWTMPIQNWSLTISQLAIFFEGRLDKELGI, encoded by the coding sequence ATGACCGAAGAAAACACCGAATTTGATTTTCAAAAAGCCCTTAAAGGCATCCAGGAAGGTAAACCCTTCACAGGTAAGGGCGGCGTCCTTACATCATTAATCAAAAATCTTGCTGAAGCTGCTCTTGAAGGAGAGTTGGAGTCCCATCTCGGGCAGGAAGTTTCTGCCAACCGCCGTAATGGAAAAAGCAAAAAGACCATTAAATCCCTGGATGGTAAATTTGAGCTGGAAACCCCGCGTGACAGGGCCGGAACCTTCTCTCCACAGATCGTCAAAAAACATCAGACAACGCTCAGCGATGAAATTGAAAGAAAGATAATAGCCCTTTACGGCCTGGGCATGAGTTATAATGATATGGCTTCCCATTTACAGGAAATCTATGGACTTGAGATTTCAAATGCCACTCTGAGCACCATTACCGATAAAATCATCCATACCGTCAAAGAATGGCAGGCCAGGCCGTTGGAAAATGTGTACCCAATCGTATGGCTTGATGCCATACATTATAAAGTACGAGAAAACGGAAAGGTCGGCAGCAAAGCCGTTTACACAATTCTTGGGGTGAATATCGAGGGCCGCAAAGAGGTTCTTGGGCTGTACATATCCGAGAATGAGGGTGCGAACTTCTGGCTGCAGGTGTTAACAGACCTTTCAAACCGAGGGGTAAAAGATATCCTGATTGCCTGTGTTGATGGTCTAAAAGGTTTTCCCGAGGCCATTGAGACCATATTCCCGGACACAGAAGTTCAACTCTGCGTAGTCCACCAGATCCGAAATTCATTGAAATACGTTGGTTCCAAAAATAAAAAGGAATTTATGGCAGATCTAAAACGTGTTTATAAAGCGGTCAATAAGGATCTGGCCGAAGAAGAACTGGATATCTTGGAAAATAAATGGAATGACAAATACCCGATTGTGATAAAATCCTGGCGGAACAACTGGGAACGCCTCAGTCATTTCTTTAAATATCCAGAAGAGATTCGACGGATAATATACACCACAAATACCATTGAGGCTGTGCATCGACAGTTTCGAAAACTGACCAAAACAAAGGGATCATTCCCGAACCAGAACAGCCTGTTAAAGCTGCTTTACATGGGGATCCAGAACGCCAGTAAAAAATGGACAATGCCGATTCAAAATTGGTCACTGACAATTTCCCAGTTGGCAATTTTCTTTGAAGGCCGGCTGGATAAAGAGCTGGGAATTTGA